The following proteins are encoded in a genomic region of Nymphalis io chromosome 16, ilAglIoxx1.1, whole genome shotgun sequence:
- the LOC126774498 gene encoding respirasome Complex Assembly Factor 1 — MSSKNKSSDSLTRSKVTECVWKKAFSSSTEWPDKEEFLDVIYWMRQAIGIALGLCWGILPLKGFVGLLLFVLVNAAVIYIYVNNFQSVDEEEFGGMWEITKEGFMTSFAGFLVTWIIMYTGLHGTNSL; from the exons ATGTCGAGTAAAAACAAATCATCGGATAGTTTGACAAGGAGTAAAGTAACTGAATGTGTTTGGAAAAAAGCTTTTTCATCTAGCACTGAATGGCCCGATAAG GAAGAGTTTCTGGACGTGATCTACTGGATGCGGCAAGCTATAGGTATTGCTTTGGGATTGTGTTGGGGTATATTGCCATTGAAAGGATTTGTCGGATTATTGCT GTTTGTGCTTGTGAATGCTGCAGTGatttacatttatgtaaataattttcaaagtgTGGATGAAGAAGAATTTGGAGGGATGTGGGAAATAACGAAAGAAGGTTTCATGACTTCATTTGCTGGGTTTTTG gTAACATGGATTATAATGTACACAGGATTACATGGAACTAACAgcttatga
- the LOC126774485 gene encoding tRNA N6-adenosine threonylcarbamoyltransferase: MVIAIGFEGSANKLGIGIVKDGEILANCRRTYITPPGEGFLPRETAEHHQQNIHEVLQEALGQSGIKPEEIDVVCYTKGPGMGAPLMVCAIVARTCAKLWNKPILGVNHCIGHIEMGRLITKANNPTVLYVSGGNTQVIAYSRQRYRIFGETIDIAVGNCLDRFARVLKLSNAPSPGYNIEQMAKKGKKYLHLPYCVKGMDVSFSGILSFMEDRIDELLKEYTPEDLCYSLQETVFAMLVEITERAMAHCGSDEVLIVGGVGCNEHLQEMMGVMCSERGAKIFATDERFCIDNGVMIAHAGVIAYAAGTRMDFKDTTITQRYRTDDVLVTWRDD, from the exons ATGGTTATAGCAATAGGATTCGAAGGAAGTGCAAATAAACTTGGAATAGGTATAGTGAAAGATGGTGAAATACTTGCAAATTGCCGACGAACATATATCACGCCGCCAGGTGAAG gtTTTCTGCCTAGAGAAACAGCAGAACACCATCAACAGAACATTCATGAGGTTCTTCAGGAAGCACTAGGACAATCGGGGATAAAACCTGAGGAAATAGATGTTGTCTGTTATACGAAGGGCCCAGGAATGGGGGCACCACTAATGGTGTGTGCTATTGTAGCTAGAACATGCGCTAAACTGTGGAACAAACCAATTCTTGGTGTCAATCATTGCATTGGAC ATATTGAAATGGGTAGACTGATTACAAAAGCAAATAATCCAACAGTTTTGTATGTTAGCGGTGGAAATACACAGGTTATAGCTTATTCTAGACAGAGGTACAGGATATTCGGAGAGACAATAGATATTGCTGTTGGCAATTGTCTAGATAG ATTTGCAAGGgtattaaaattatctaatgCACCCAGTCCCGGCTACAATATTGAGCAAATGGCTAAAAAggggaaaaaatatttacatttgccGTATTGTGTTAAAG GTATGGATGTAAGTTTCTCAggaatattatcatttatggAAGACAGAATAGATGAATTATTAAAGGAATATACACCAGAAGATCTGTGCTATTCGTTACAAGAAACTGTATTTGCAATGCTGGTTGAAATAACTGAGAGAGCAATGGCTCACTGTGGATCAGATGAG GTCTTAATAGTAGGAGGAGTTGGATGTAATGAACACTTGCAAGAAATGATGGGAGTGATGTGTTCAGAGAGAGGTGCAAAAATATTCGCAACTGATGAAAGATTCTGCATAGATAATGGAGTTATGATAGCACATGCGGGTGTAATTGCATATGCAGCAGGCACTCGTATGGACTTTAAAGATACTACCATAACTCAGAGATATCGAACAGATGACGTATTAGTTACTTGGAGAGatgattaa